The sequence CACTCGAAAAAGCACGCTGGGATATGCAGCGCGATATCCCTTGGGAGCAGTTTGATGCTGCTTTACTGACTGATGAGCAGGCACAAACCATCAAGCTCAATGCCATTACCGAGTGGTCTGCCTTGCCAGCCACCGAGATGTTCCTGCGTGACAATCGGGATGACAGCGACTTTTCTGCCTTCATGTCCATCTGGTTTTATGAAGAGCAGAAACACGCCTTGGTCATGATGGAGTATTTGCGCCGCTTCCGCCCTGACCTTGCACCATCGGAAGCCGAGTTGCATGCAGTACGATTCGAGTTTGATCCGGCGCCTCCGCTGGAAACCCTGATGCTGCATTTCTGTGGCGAAGTTCGTCTGACGCAGTGGTATCGACGTGCTTCCGAGTGGCATACCGAACCGGTCATCAAGCATATCTACAAGACGCTCTCGCAAGACGAGGCACGCCACGGCGGTGCTTATCTCAAATACATGAAGCGCGCGATCGATCGCCTTGGCGACGAGGCGAGGCATGCATTTGCGAAAATCGGCGTCTTGATGGCGGCCAGCAGCAAGGCCAGCAAGCCGCTCCATCCGACGAATCTGCATGTGAACCAGTCGTTGTTCCCGAATGATACCGTTCAGAGCCGCCTCCCCGACCCTGGCTGGTTGGAGCGTTGGCTTGATCAGCAGATCCACTTCGACAAGGAGTGGGAGGCGCGTGTGGTTGGCGGCATCTTGCGCAATATGTCGAACCTGTTTGACCGTACATTTGAAACGGCCAGTCAACTTAATCTCTATCGCAAGGAACTGCAGCGCCAGCTCGGGCAGGCCCCAGCCGTGCTGGCCAGCACTTGAATAAATTCATGAGTCCTTATGCCACGCCTGATTTTGAGTCGAAGATTTGTCCGCCAGAGCAGTTGCTCGAGCGCCTGAACGACTTGCCCCGCCCCCTCGTTTTTACCAACGGCTGTTTTGACATCCTGCATCGCGGGCATGTCACTTATCTGGCGCAAGCCCGTGCGTTGGGCGCCGCCATGGTGGTGGCATTGAATACCGATGCCTCCGTACGCAGGCAGGGCAAGGGAGACGACCGCCCGATCAATCCGCTGGAAAATCGTGCTGCAGTCATGGCAGCACTGGCAGCCTGCGATCTGGTGACCTGGTTCGACGCCGATACGCCGCTTGATCTCATCCTGGCCGTGCGCCCGGATGTGCTGGTCAAGGGGGGAGACTGGGCGCCTGACAAGATTGTGGGCAGTGCGGATGTGTTGGCGCGCGGAGGCAGCGTGCACTCCATCCCGTTCCTGTTTGATACCTCGACCACGGCAACCCTGAAGAAGATACGTGCGCAGGATGAGGCAAGTCGCTGATGAGTGCTGCCAATTCAACTGCGCTTTTTGACTTCATCGAGGATTTCCAGCGGCAAGGCCTGACTGAACCTCAGCTGTTGTGGCAGCTGGCCGTCTTGTTGCTGGGTGGCGTGCTGGCCTGGCTGTTGGCGGCAGCGCTATCTCCCAGGCTACGAAAAGCGGCGGGTGATCGCTGGCGCGCCGGCTCGAACGGTGTCGCCAACGTGCTGTTTCCGATGTGTTTCTGGCTTGGCGTTGAGTTGGCGCTGGCGGTATGGCATTCCGCTCATCCGCTGACGTTGCTGCGCTTGTCGGCCAGCCTGCTGTCTGCCTGGGTCATCGTTCGGACCGTGGCGCACTTGTTGCAGCAATCCTTCGTACAGTCTGGCTGGGTCAATCGCGCCTTGCGACCCCTCTCTGCCTTGATCTGGCTGGTCTATGCCCTGCATATCACCGGTGTACTGCCGGATATCAAGCAGATGCTGGACGGGATTGCCCTGCCCTTGGGTAAGCAACATGTTTCGCTGCTGACCGTGCTGAACGGATTGGTGTCGATTGCTGTCACCCTGCTGCTGGCAATGTGGCTGGGCCGCTTGCTGGAACAGCGTGTCATGGCGGCAACCACCGTCGATATCAGCGTGCGGGTCGTCATGACCAAGGTGGCGCGCACGGCGTTGGTTGTTCTGGGTGTGATTGTCGCGCTGCCTTTGGTGGGTATTGATCTCACCGTCCTCTCGGTATTCGGTGGTGCCTTGGGTGTCGGCTTGGGCTTCGGTTTACAGAAGATTGCCAGCAACTATGTATCCGGCTTCATCATCCTGCTCGATGGTTCGGTTCGCATCGGCGATCTGGTCAATATCGATGGCCGTCAGGGCATCATCTCGCAGATTACCTCCCGTTACGTGGTACTCAAGCTCGGTGATGGCAGCGAGGCCATCATTCCCAATGAAGCGCTGATTACGTCGACCGTGCTGAACTTGTCGCATTCGGACAAGCTCTTGCGCGTGGTCCTGCCGGTACAGGTGGCCTATGGTTCGGATCTGGAGCGCATTTCCACCATCTTGGTGGACCTTGCCCGGGCCCAGCCCAGGGTGCTTGAGGAGCCGGCGCCGCAAGCCTTGATCAAGGCATTCGGCGAGAACGGCATCGATGTCGAGCTCGCCATCTGGATTGCTGATTCGGATCAGGGAACCGTTGTGCTGCGTTCCGATCTGAACAAACAGATCTGGTCGGCATTCCGGGCTGAGGGTATCGAGATCCCCTATCCGCGCCGTGATGTGCAGTTCATCAAGGCCCCGATTGATCGGGATCAAACTCCGGCTGTCGGTTCGAGCGCGCGCTAGGCAAGCGATAGGGCGTAGAATCCGCCCCGTTTGTACTGTGTACCTTGAAAAGGGAATTCCATGCTCTCATGGCTCAATGGTCTGATTGATCTGCCTTGGTGGGGTTATATCGTGGTCGCCTTGGTGCTGACCCATATCACCATCGCATCCGTCACCATCTTCTTGCATCGTCACCAAGCGCATCGTGCGCTGGACCTGCATCCGATTGCCAGTCATTTTTTCCGCTTCTGGCTCTGGCTGACTACCGGTATGGTCACCAAAGAGTGGGCGGCCATACACCGCAAGCACCATGCACGCTGCGAGACGCCGGAAGATCCGCACAGCCCGCAAGTGCTGGGTATCAAGAAGGTCCTGCTGGAAGGTTCGGAGCTATATCGCGCCGAATCCAAAAACAAGGAAACTCTGGAGAAGTTCGGTCACGGCACCCCCGATGACTGGCTAGAACGTCATCTCTACACGCCACACAGCGTGTGGGGCGTGGTCACCATGGCCATCATCGATGGACTTCTGTTCGGTGCCAACGGTATCTGGATCTGGGCGGTGCAGATGATCTGGATTCCGGTGACGGCAGCGGGCATCATCAACGGTATTGGTCACTACTGGGGC comes from Chitinimonas sp. BJYL2 and encodes:
- a CDS encoding ferritin-like domain-containing protein; translation: MLYPELFSSLEKARWDMQRDIPWEQFDAALLTDEQAQTIKLNAITEWSALPATEMFLRDNRDDSDFSAFMSIWFYEEQKHALVMMEYLRRFRPDLAPSEAELHAVRFEFDPAPPLETLMLHFCGEVRLTQWYRRASEWHTEPVIKHIYKTLSQDEARHGGAYLKYMKRAIDRLGDEARHAFAKIGVLMAASSKASKPLHPTNLHVNQSLFPNDTVQSRLPDPGWLERWLDQQIHFDKEWEARVVGGILRNMSNLFDRTFETASQLNLYRKELQRQLGQAPAVLAST
- a CDS encoding adenylyltransferase/cytidyltransferase family protein: MSPYATPDFESKICPPEQLLERLNDLPRPLVFTNGCFDILHRGHVTYLAQARALGAAMVVALNTDASVRRQGKGDDRPINPLENRAAVMAALAACDLVTWFDADTPLDLILAVRPDVLVKGGDWAPDKIVGSADVLARGGSVHSIPFLFDTSTTATLKKIRAQDEASR
- a CDS encoding mechanosensitive ion channel family protein is translated as MSAANSTALFDFIEDFQRQGLTEPQLLWQLAVLLLGGVLAWLLAAALSPRLRKAAGDRWRAGSNGVANVLFPMCFWLGVELALAVWHSAHPLTLLRLSASLLSAWVIVRTVAHLLQQSFVQSGWVNRALRPLSALIWLVYALHITGVLPDIKQMLDGIALPLGKQHVSLLTVLNGLVSIAVTLLLAMWLGRLLEQRVMAATTVDISVRVVMTKVARTALVVLGVIVALPLVGIDLTVLSVFGGALGVGLGFGLQKIASNYVSGFIILLDGSVRIGDLVNIDGRQGIISQITSRYVVLKLGDGSEAIIPNEALITSTVLNLSHSDKLLRVVLPVQVAYGSDLERISTILVDLARAQPRVLEEPAPQALIKAFGENGIDVELAIWIADSDQGTVVLRSDLNKQIWSAFRAEGIEIPYPRRDVQFIKAPIDRDQTPAVGSSAR